In a single window of the Ruminococcus albus 7 = DSM 20455 genome:
- a CDS encoding ABC transporter permease, whose amino-acid sequence MFLHNLRYYLLSGFRVKSFLFWLMLFPMLLGTLFKVAFGNVYENDVLFKSIPTAVVETSENPVFRQVIDSLGEDDEPLLDVEYTDKDSAMKLLKDGKVSGIIFVDDKLSLSVTEQKMDQVILKTFVEQYSINEKIIKDTAEKDPSKIQSVVDKLSEEVSACKDIPMSHGDPDIYVQYFYNLIAMVAMYGSLTGLNVSLKNQANLSAFGARKNCSSTPKSVSLLADLTGSIIMQSACMILCVTFTHFVLKIDFGDRLPLVYVAAILGGILGVSFGFFFGAVNRFSFEAKTGIVMAVSMFSCFLSGLMMGQMKGIIAEHMPWFNKINPATVVADSLFSLNMYSDYSRFISRITTMLIITAVCTAAGIIVTRRKKYADL is encoded by the coding sequence ATGTTTTTACATAATCTCAGATACTATCTGCTATCGGGCTTCAGGGTAAAGAGTTTTCTTTTCTGGCTGATGCTTTTCCCAATGCTGCTGGGAACTCTTTTCAAAGTGGCATTCGGCAATGTTTATGAGAATGATGTGCTTTTCAAGTCTATCCCCACAGCAGTAGTTGAAACATCGGAAAATCCAGTCTTCCGTCAGGTCATAGATTCACTTGGAGAAGATGACGAGCCGCTTCTGGATGTCGAGTATACTGACAAGGACAGTGCGATGAAGCTTCTGAAAGACGGCAAGGTGAGCGGTATAATCTTTGTGGACGATAAGCTTTCGCTATCAGTGACCGAGCAGAAAATGGATCAGGTGATACTGAAAACTTTTGTTGAGCAGTACAGTATCAACGAGAAGATAATTAAGGATACCGCTGAAAAAGATCCTTCAAAGATACAGTCGGTCGTTGATAAGCTTTCAGAGGAAGTCTCAGCCTGCAAGGATATCCCCATGTCACACGGCGACCCTGATATCTATGTGCAGTATTTCTACAATCTTATCGCAATGGTAGCTATGTACGGTTCTCTAACAGGACTTAATGTATCACTGAAAAATCAGGCTAATCTCTCAGCATTCGGTGCAAGAAAGAACTGTTCATCCACACCTAAATCCGTGTCACTGCTTGCTGACCTTACAGGAAGTATTATAATGCAGTCGGCTTGTATGATACTTTGCGTTACGTTCACGCATTTCGTGCTGAAGATAGATTTCGGCGACAGACTGCCCCTGGTGTACGTGGCGGCGATACTGGGAGGAATTCTGGGTGTTTCGTTCGGCTTCTTCTTCGGAGCAGTGAACCGTTTCAGCTTTGAGGCTAAAACGGGTATAGTCATGGCAGTATCGATGTTCTCATGCTTCCTCAGCGGCCTTATGATGGGACAGATGAAAGGAATAATCGCAGAACATATGCCATGGTTCAACAAGATAAATCCTGCAACTGTAGTAGCTGATTCGCTGTTCAGCCTGAATATGTACAGCGATTACTCACGCTTCATTTCAAGGATAACAACAATGCTTATAATAACCGCTGTTTGCACAGCCGCAGGCATTATCGTTACAAGGAGGAAGAAGTATGCAGATCTTTAA
- a CDS encoding GNAT family N-acetyltransferase, whose translation MKKVRSLSKEKIDEISAQIGASFWDYPYEPGEGGLKPFFPSKAAMTEYMKSFVIAGIESGTFYSTDNGEGYILITDTKGNHPGFGSIIRMSVRMKNALGGWGKLFSFLKQANSGCDKKPLEIQMKKQKKPYVKVEMLIVTEKYQGQGYMRKLMEFAYKIADKNGCPCILDTDAKGKCDRYAHLGMKLVQTRTAAGCKIYDLMYSKVGVN comes from the coding sequence TTGAAAAAGGTACGCTCATTATCAAAAGAGAAAATAGATGAAATATCTGCCCAGATCGGTGCATCGTTCTGGGATTATCCTTATGAACCCGGAGAAGGCGGATTGAAGCCGTTCTTTCCCTCAAAAGCGGCAATGACCGAATACATGAAATCATTTGTCATTGCAGGCATCGAAAGCGGAACATTTTACAGCACCGACAATGGCGAGGGATATATCCTCATAACCGATACGAAAGGCAATCATCCGGGATTTGGCAGTATCATCAGAATGTCAGTAAGGATGAAAAATGCGCTCGGCGGCTGGGGTAAACTGTTTTCATTTCTTAAACAGGCAAACAGCGGCTGCGATAAAAAGCCGCTTGAAATTCAGATGAAAAAGCAGAAAAAGCCCTATGTTAAAGTTGAAATGCTGATCGTGACAGAGAAGTATCAGGGGCAAGGCTATATGCGAAAGCTGATGGAGTTTGCCTATAAAATTGCGGATAAGAACGGTTGTCCCTGCATACTGGATACCGACGCAAAGGGAAAATGCGACCGTTATGCGCATCTGGGCATGAAGCTGGTGCAGACACGGACGGCAGCAGGCTGCAAGATCTATGATCTGATGTACAGCAAGGTGGGTGTGAACTGA
- a CDS encoding helix-turn-helix domain-containing protein, whose amino-acid sequence MSRRKLTDEERIQAVQEYLSGKGSYASIAKKYGVTKETFRQA is encoded by the coding sequence ATGTCACGAAGAAAACTGACAGATGAAGAAAGAATTCAAGCAGTGCAAGAATATCTTTCAGGAAAAGGGAGCTATGCATCAATAGCCAAGAAATATGGGGTTACAAAAGAAACGTTTAGACAAGCCTAA
- a CDS encoding DUF6796 family protein: protein MKTKQKAAFLCGILGCLCYGSGDWLMMYGDTSHSGDIFWLTEGTALIAQWRYDLAMALAFPGIILYGIALFSVQSFIKNEKERKIYHYLNAFGMTPWIALHLFYIMILTLFSWMNRNGFAELALPVCEGLFSQLSWLIPVTEGIMLPVFIYWFYLQITGKTVFPKWMAFTNVLLIFAALKCVTLFMSDSAFRLGFTNGLMSESMLIWLGIMMYHTIYREIYNKNDHSNKI from the coding sequence ATGAAAACAAAACAAAAAGCCGCATTCCTCTGCGGTATACTCGGCTGTCTGTGCTATGGCAGCGGTGACTGGCTGATGATGTACGGTGATACATCGCATTCCGGAGATATTTTCTGGCTAACGGAAGGCACAGCATTGATCGCACAATGGCGGTATGATCTGGCGATGGCACTGGCTTTTCCTGGAATTATCCTGTATGGGATCGCCTTGTTTTCAGTGCAGTCTTTCATTAAAAATGAGAAAGAAAGGAAAATCTATCACTATCTTAACGCTTTTGGGATGACACCGTGGATCGCTCTGCATCTATTCTATATTATGATTCTGACGCTGTTTTCGTGGATGAATAGAAATGGCTTTGCAGAACTGGCACTCCCGGTCTGTGAGGGATTGTTTTCACAGCTTTCCTGGCTGATCCCGGTTACAGAGGGTATAATGCTGCCGGTTTTTATCTATTGGTTTTATCTCCAGATCACAGGAAAAACTGTATTTCCAAAATGGATGGCTTTCACCAATGTGCTGCTGATCTTTGCTGCGTTGAAATGTGTTACGCTGTTCATGTCGGATAGTGCATTCCGGCTTGGATTTACAAATGGTCTGATGAGCGAGAGTATGCTGATATGGCTTGGAATTATGATGTATCATACGATATATCGTGAAATATATAACAAAAATGATCATAGTAATAAAATATAA
- a CDS encoding leucine-rich repeat protein, which yields MKKRIISGLAALAIVLSGSGAVVGNVVDLQFDIAASAESVASGTCGENLTWSLDNEGTLTIRGTGKMNNYAHSYDSDIGKGYSSSIKRIVIEEGVTSIGNNAFTTYCNGITDVTIPEGVTSIGANAFDGCGLTSINLPDSVTSIGDFAFADCTKLKSVTIPRNVSSIGKNVFKSWFDSALESINVDPDNSYYSSVDGVMYNKDMTKLVAFPCGKTSVTLPDTLTSIDENAFYEFEKLESVIIPNGVKSIGESAFEGCRKLKSITIPESVESIGKNAFYDCTAMTSATLPKSNIKIGEYAIGYYYYMPDEWNWWSPDPPDGPRVNQNFKIYCYEGTSGEQYAKNNKIAYELREDIGPANPVVTYTPGDGCVTLKWKAVKDAEKYAVAVEVDGEWTIVENTSDTSFVLRNLKPGVNYSVAVLSMFDSEWYVNYSNMITVTPYEKTPVYPIVTNTEYNEKYNQFRIHWSEVEDAEKYGVAVYIKGKWKIADQNIPATKTSYTSPKLTPGHQYKVAVCAKVNGNWQTDKINSRAVTVTIVKGTTLLKGDVNGDGEITVTDLTKVAAHIKGKKLLSDDEKLRVDVNGDGIINITDISKIVAHIKGEKLLS from the coding sequence ATGAAAAAAAGAATTATAAGCGGACTGGCGGCACTTGCAATTGTGCTTTCGGGCAGTGGCGCGGTCGTTGGGAACGTGGTCGATTTGCAGTTTGATATTGCGGCAAGCGCGGAGAGCGTAGCAAGCGGCACCTGCGGTGAAAATCTGACATGGAGCCTCGATAACGAAGGCACACTTACGATCCGCGGTACGGGAAAAATGAATAATTATGCCCATTCTTATGATTCAGATATCGGAAAAGGTTATTCAAGCTCCATAAAAAGAATTGTTATTGAAGAAGGTGTTACAAGCATCGGAAACAACGCATTTACTACCTATTGTAACGGCATTACAGATGTAACCATCCCGGAGGGTGTCACAAGCATTGGAGCTAATGCGTTTGACGGCTGCGGTCTGACAAGCATAAACCTCCCCGACAGTGTCACAAGCATCGGAGATTTTGCGTTTGCAGACTGCACTAAGCTTAAAAGCGTAACTATTCCCCGCAATGTTTCGAGCATTGGTAAGAATGTATTCAAGTCGTGGTTTGATTCCGCTCTTGAAAGCATAAATGTTGATCCCGACAACAGTTATTATTCCTCGGTAGACGGTGTTATGTATAATAAGGACATGACAAAACTCGTGGCTTTCCCGTGCGGCAAAACAAGCGTAACGTTGCCTGACACTCTCACGAGTATAGATGAAAATGCATTTTACGAATTTGAAAAGCTTGAAAGCGTAATTATCCCGAACGGCGTTAAAAGTATAGGTGAATCCGCTTTTGAGGGCTGCAGAAAGCTCAAAAGCATAACAATCCCGGAAAGCGTTGAGAGCATTGGAAAGAATGCGTTTTATGACTGCACCGCTATGACAAGCGCGACTCTGCCGAAGAGTAATATAAAAATTGGCGAATACGCTATCGGTTACTACTATTATATGCCCGATGAATGGAACTGGTGGTCCCCTGACCCACCTGACGGTCCTCGTGTGAACCAAAACTTCAAGATATACTGCTATGAAGGCACAAGCGGCGAACAGTACGCGAAAAATAACAAGATCGCCTATGAACTGCGCGAAGATATCGGACCTGCCAATCCCGTTGTTACATACACCCCGGGCGACGGCTGTGTCACACTCAAGTGGAAAGCTGTAAAAGACGCTGAAAAATACGCTGTCGCAGTCGAGGTCGATGGCGAATGGACTATTGTTGAAAATACTTCCGATACTTCCTTTGTGCTTAGAAATCTGAAACCGGGCGTGAATTACAGTGTTGCCGTGTTATCAATGTTTGACAGCGAGTGGTACGTCAATTACTCGAACATGATAACCGTCACACCGTATGAGAAAACACCCGTGTACCCGATCGTTACCAACACCGAATACAACGAAAAATATAACCAGTTCAGAATCCACTGGTCGGAGGTCGAGGATGCGGAAAAGTACGGCGTTGCCGTATACATCAAAGGCAAGTGGAAGATCGCAGATCAGAATATCCCCGCAACAAAGACCTCATACACCTCGCCCAAACTCACACCGGGACACCAATACAAGGTAGCAGTCTGCGCCAAGGTTAACGGCAATTGGCAAACCGACAAGATCAACAGCAGAGCTGTAACAGTTACTATAGTAAAGGGAACGACGTTATTAAAAGGTGATGTTAACGGTGACGGAGAGATAACTGTTACCGACCTTACTAAGGTTGCAGCTCATATTAAAGGCAAGAAGCTACTGAGCGATGATGAAAAGTTACGTGTTGATGTTAACGGCGATGGAATTATAAATATTACTGATATTTCAAAAATAGTAGCTCATATAAAAGGGGAAAAATTACTGAGTTGA
- a CDS encoding SH3 domain-containing protein yields the protein MVNFKKKIVSLAVAALMIGTAAGTGTAFVVSEPITASAYTVWDGYNSPTYIKAKSGLNMRKGAGTNYAKITAIPYGTWVTTTKLSDNGWAYVTYKTKNKTYKGWIFLNNGQYAEVYLDFD from the coding sequence ATGGTTAATTTCAAGAAAAAAATTGTAAGTTTAGCAGTTGCCGCACTTATGATCGGAACAGCTGCAGGCACAGGTACAGCTTTTGTTGTTTCTGAACCGATCACCGCATCTGCCTATACAGTATGGGACGGTTACAATTCACCTACCTATATCAAGGCTAAGAGCGGCTTGAACATGCGTAAGGGTGCAGGTACTAATTACGCGAAGATCACCGCTATCCCATACGGAACATGGGTAACTACCACTAAGCTTTCAGACAATGGCTGGGCTTACGTAACCTACAAAACCAAGAATAAAACATATAAAGGATGGATATTCCTCAACAATGGTCAATACGCTGAAGTTTATCTTGACTTTGATTGA
- a CDS encoding ABC transporter ATP-binding protein, with translation MANTVVKINNLVKRYGELIALDHFSLDIKEGEIFGLLGPNGSGKTTTINCLLSLLAFDKGDIEVFGKEMTPTAYDIKKDIGVIMQNVAVYEELTVSENIDYFCGLYIKDKEERRKCVEDAVKFVGLEDFRKFYPKKLSGGLLRRLNIACGIAHKPKLIILDEPTVAVDPQSRNNILEGIQKLNKQGATIIYTSHYMEEVEQICTRIAIMDKGRKIAEGTKDELKRMIRNTETVNIEIIEISEDIIKAIAALPHVYQADHDGEKLTVYCSGGKHNLIRILDVLQKHDIAFGRVYSELPTLNDVFLEITGKALRDKED, from the coding sequence ATGGCAAACACAGTTGTAAAGATAAATAACCTTGTAAAAAGATACGGCGAGCTTATTGCTCTCGACCATTTCAGCCTTGATATAAAAGAGGGGGAGATATTCGGCCTTCTCGGCCCTAATGGCTCAGGCAAGACCACTACCATAAACTGTCTGCTTTCGCTTCTTGCATTTGACAAAGGCGATATTGAAGTTTTCGGCAAGGAGATGACTCCCACTGCCTATGACATAAAAAAGGATATAGGCGTTATCATGCAGAATGTTGCAGTATATGAGGAACTGACAGTCAGCGAGAATATCGATTACTTCTGCGGCCTTTATATCAAAGACAAGGAAGAGCGAAGAAAATGCGTTGAGGATGCTGTAAAATTCGTAGGACTTGAGGATTTCAGAAAGTTCTATCCGAAAAAGCTTTCGGGAGGTCTTCTCAGACGTTTGAATATAGCCTGCGGTATAGCTCACAAACCTAAGCTTATAATACTTGACGAGCCTACGGTAGCCGTTGACCCGCAGAGCAGAAACAACATCCTCGAAGGCATACAGAAGCTCAATAAGCAGGGTGCAACTATCATATACACCTCTCACTACATGGAGGAGGTAGAGCAGATATGCACACGCATAGCTATCATGGACAAGGGACGAAAAATTGCTGAAGGCACTAAGGACGAGCTGAAGCGCATGATACGCAATACCGAGACTGTCAATATAGAAATAATCGAGATATCCGAGGATATTATCAAAGCGATAGCGGCTCTTCCTCACGTATATCAGGCAGACCACGACGGCGAAAAGCTGACAGTGTACTGCTCGGGGGGGAAGCATAATCTCATACGCATCCTCGATGTGCTTCAGAAGCACGATATCGCTTTCGGAAGAGTTTACAGCGAGCTTCCCACGCTTAATGATGTATTCCTTGAAATAACAGGTAAGGCCCTCAGAGACAAGGAGGATTAA
- a CDS encoding sugar transferase encodes MNKFLKPFFKIAGCITVLSTMVAGVAFIEERIEELKNYGKELKHKTYGVYEKFIKRPLDCFLSTGALIVFSPILAVIAFLVKTKLGSPVLFTQERPGKDEKIFKLYKFRTMTDARDENGELLPDDIRLTKFGKALRATSLDELPELINIVKGDMAVVGPRPLLVRDMVFMTLEQRKRHNVTPGLTGLAQVNGRNDILWEDKLVYDVKYIDDGITFKGDVKIVLDTVMKVFKSEGITERDMVTAMDLGDYLLHSGVIKQNEYEKKQLEAKELIGKCQIGDF; translated from the coding sequence ATGAACAAGTTTTTGAAGCCTTTTTTCAAAATCGCTGGTTGCATTACAGTTTTATCTACAATGGTTGCTGGAGTTGCATTTATAGAAGAGCGAATTGAAGAACTAAAAAACTATGGTAAAGAACTCAAGCACAAGACTTACGGAGTTTACGAAAAATTTATAAAACGTCCGCTAGATTGCTTTTTGAGTACTGGTGCGCTGATCGTTTTTAGTCCGATACTTGCTGTAATAGCATTTCTAGTAAAAACCAAGCTTGGTTCACCTGTATTATTCACTCAAGAACGTCCAGGCAAAGATGAGAAAATCTTTAAGCTATATAAGTTCAGAACGATGACTGATGCTCGTGATGAAAACGGCGAGCTGCTTCCTGATGACATAAGGCTTACAAAGTTTGGAAAGGCGCTTAGGGCAACAAGTCTAGATGAACTTCCTGAGCTTATCAATATTGTTAAGGGCGATATGGCGGTCGTCGGTCCGAGACCGTTACTTGTCAGAGATATGGTGTTTATGACGCTTGAACAGAGAAAGCGTCATAATGTAACTCCAGGGCTTACAGGACTAGCACAGGTCAACGGTAGGAATGACATCCTGTGGGAAGATAAGCTTGTGTATGATGTCAAGTACATAGATGACGGTATTACATTCAAAGGTGATGTCAAAATCGTTCTTGATACAGTAATGAAGGTATTTAAGAGTGAGGGAATTACCGAAAGGGATATGGTTACTGCTATGGATTTGGGTGATTATTTGTTACATTCAGGTGTAATTAAACAAAATGAATATGAAAAAAAACAGTTGGAAGCAAAAGAACTTATTGGTAAATGTCAAATAGGAGATTTTTGA
- a CDS encoding class I SAM-dependent methyltransferase, whose amino-acid sequence MSANYKNWVPNVMITAFTAGTAILGAGTAALMCTDLNTDLKKALVGTAGAGTLICGAMTAWSVYAHGKFSYDGKRQLSKDIVEGTAEYFTLPEGGIGLDVGCGSGALTIACAKRNPQGRMVGIDRWGKEYASFSKHLCEENSDAEGVQNTEFHQGDACKLDYPDEYFDAVTSNYVYHNISGVNKQELLRETLRVLKKGGTFAIHDIMTKARYGNMQQFISELYDEGYDKVTLIDTTNGMFMTKAEAVLLGLSGSSLLVGRK is encoded by the coding sequence ATGAGTGCAAATTACAAGAATTGGGTACCAAACGTAATGATAACGGCATTTACCGCAGGAACAGCGATTTTAGGTGCAGGAACAGCAGCACTGATGTGTACAGATCTGAATACGGATCTTAAAAAGGCGCTTGTCGGAACAGCTGGTGCAGGCACACTTATCTGCGGTGCGATGACAGCCTGGAGTGTTTATGCACACGGAAAGTTTTCTTATGACGGCAAACGGCAGCTTTCAAAGGATATCGTTGAGGGAACTGCTGAATATTTCACTTTGCCCGAAGGCGGTATCGGACTGGATGTCGGCTGCGGAAGCGGTGCGCTTACTATTGCGTGTGCTAAGCGGAACCCACAGGGCAGAATGGTAGGAATTGACCGCTGGGGCAAGGAATATGCGTCGTTCAGTAAACATCTCTGTGAGGAAAATTCAGATGCAGAGGGCGTTCAGAATACGGAATTTCATCAGGGCGATGCCTGCAAACTGGATTATCCCGATGAATATTTTGATGCAGTTACAAGCAATTATGTTTATCATAACATCTCAGGTGTAAATAAGCAGGAACTTCTGCGAGAAACTCTTCGTGTGCTGAAAAAAGGCGGCACATTTGCTATTCACGATATTATGACAAAGGCTCGTTACGGCAATATGCAGCAGTTTATCAGCGAACTGTATGACGAGGGCTATGATAAAGTGACGCTGATCGACACTACAAACGGTATGTTCATGACAAAAGCTGAAGCAGTTCTGCTCGGACTGAGCGGTTCATCATTGCTTGTAGGCAGAAAATGA
- a CDS encoding sensor histidine kinase encodes MSRLIDKSVILLLCLLALGLSGNIAAPVAALLIATAGSSLVQLFSGTKKAVAVILIFTAMCGFIPSVFCTVPLMLYDALYEKKWWAVLPASLVLTSSASLTPYQYMITAAGILIAVIIYRRISGFEQNLQKVTELRDKVKEQNVLLSERNKRLTEAQDNEIRMATISERNRIAREIHDNVGHMLTRSLLQAGALMIVNKDENMKEPLSSLKDTLDSAMTSIRESVHGLHDESVDLKKILDDCLSSANDKFRTDLDFDVQNDIPGKLKFCFAGIVKEGVSNALKHSNGDRLHVILREHPAFYQLLIEDNGSCGKIKESGIGLRNMEDRAASVNGNISFTPSDKGFRIFMSVPKDDRKER; translated from the coding sequence ATGAGCAGACTTATAGACAAAAGCGTGATACTCCTTCTCTGCCTGCTGGCACTGGGACTTTCCGGGAATATCGCCGCTCCAGTTGCGGCTCTGCTTATCGCTACAGCAGGTTCTTCACTGGTACAGCTGTTCTCCGGGACTAAAAAAGCGGTGGCTGTCATTCTCATCTTCACAGCAATGTGCGGCTTCATCCCATCCGTATTCTGCACTGTTCCCCTTATGCTCTACGATGCGCTTTATGAGAAAAAATGGTGGGCTGTCCTCCCTGCTTCCCTTGTACTCACTTCTTCAGCAAGCCTGACTCCATATCAGTACATGATAACTGCCGCAGGGATACTCATAGCTGTTATAATATACCGCAGGATATCGGGCTTCGAGCAGAATCTTCAGAAAGTCACAGAGCTGCGTGACAAGGTGAAAGAACAGAACGTGCTGCTCTCCGAGCGAAACAAGCGCCTTACAGAGGCTCAGGATAACGAGATACGAATGGCTACCATCAGCGAGCGAAACAGGATAGCAAGAGAGATTCACGATAACGTGGGACATATGCTGACACGCTCTCTGCTTCAGGCAGGTGCACTCATGATAGTCAACAAGGACGAGAACATGAAAGAGCCGTTATCAAGCCTTAAAGATACCCTCGACAGCGCTATGACAAGCATCCGTGAAAGCGTACACGGTTTGCATGACGAATCCGTTGACCTGAAAAAAATTCTTGATGACTGCCTCAGCAGCGCAAATGATAAATTCCGTACAGACCTTGACTTTGACGTACAAAATGATATCCCCGGAAAGCTGAAATTCTGCTTTGCAGGTATAGTCAAGGAAGGAGTATCAAATGCGCTGAAACATTCTAACGGCGACAGGCTTCATGTTATACTCCGTGAACACCCCGCATTCTATCAGCTCCTTATCGAGGATAACGGCAGCTGCGGAAAAATAAAAGAAAGCGGCATCGGCCTGAGGAATATGGAGGACCGTGCCGCTTCCGTAAACGGAAATATAAGTTTCACTCCCTCAGATAAGGGATTCCGCATTTTTATGTCAGTGCCGAAAGATGACAGAAAGGAAAGATAA
- a CDS encoding ABC transporter permease: MQIFKVFMKVLKKRIRYAMLYVGIFLGIAVPMALNASNSGSTKEMFIKESRSNIAICIFDEDSTPESREFADYLAGKYTIKELKNDEEVIMDSLFYMTVDRVISINKGFADRLAKGETEGIIDSRHMHESSNSMLLEQDINSYFSSVSAYVAGGEDALNASEKAKEALAAEADVKVISFTGEENEDYPRNFASYYRYMPYVLIAAVIGTLCPVLMAMNRKEIRFRTNCSSLDSSSYTKQVLLGSAVFVIGVWLVFVIAGMILYGGVYKGRAWFAVLNSFIYAMVSGSITVFLSAFVSNIDIVNFINQAISLGTSFMCGVFVEQELLGAGVLSVARFMPAFWYIKANMILDGTEAFDSAKLMQYMLIEAAFAVVMALLTIVVSKARYNSTALQKRTSPAVTNG, translated from the coding sequence ATGCAGATCTTTAAGGTTTTCATGAAGGTGCTGAAAAAGAGAATAAGATATGCAATGCTCTATGTGGGAATATTCCTCGGTATAGCGGTCCCTATGGCACTGAATGCATCAAATTCGGGCTCAACAAAGGAAATGTTCATCAAGGAAAGCCGATCAAACATCGCAATATGCATATTTGATGAGGACTCTACTCCAGAAAGCCGTGAATTTGCGGATTACCTCGCCGGAAAGTACACCATCAAGGAACTGAAAAACGACGAGGAAGTCATAATGGATTCCCTGTTTTATATGACAGTTGACCGTGTTATCAGCATCAACAAGGGCTTTGCTGACCGACTTGCAAAAGGCGAGACGGAAGGCATCATAGATTCAAGGCATATGCATGAGAGCTCTAATTCTATGCTTCTCGAACAGGATATCAACAGCTACTTTTCGTCCGTTTCAGCTTACGTTGCAGGCGGCGAGGATGCTCTGAACGCATCTGAGAAAGCGAAGGAGGCGCTTGCAGCGGAGGCGGATGTGAAAGTTATAAGCTTCACAGGCGAGGAGAATGAAGACTATCCCCGTAATTTTGCAAGCTATTACCGTTATATGCCGTATGTTCTCATTGCGGCAGTTATCGGCACTCTCTGCCCCGTGCTCATGGCAATGAACAGGAAGGAGATACGTTTCCGTACAAACTGTTCAAGTCTTGATTCATCATCCTACACAAAGCAGGTGCTACTCGGAAGTGCAGTATTCGTTATCGGTGTATGGCTCGTCTTTGTCATAGCAGGAATGATACTCTACGGAGGTGTGTACAAGGGAAGAGCGTGGTTTGCAGTGCTCAACAGCTTTATCTATGCAATGGTGTCAGGCTCGATAACAGTATTCCTTTCGGCATTTGTGAGCAACATTGATATAGTAAACTTCATAAATCAGGCTATCAGTCTCGGCACGAGCTTCATGTGCGGAGTTTTCGTGGAGCAGGAGCTTCTCGGAGCAGGCGTACTGTCAGTGGCACGCTTTATGCCTGCCTTTTGGTATATCAAAGCTAATATGATACTGGACGGCACAGAGGCTTTTGACAGCGCTAAGTTGATGCAGTATATGCTCATAGAAGCCGCATTTGCAGTTGTCATGGCACTTCTCACGATAGTCGTAAGCAAGGCACGATATAACAGCACAGCACTGCAGAAAAGAACATCACCGGCAGTAACTAACGGATAA
- a CDS encoding response regulator transcription factor — protein MNIAVIDDDNLVALSLKTILESTGKIKVAAMGSSGSDAIDIYKNIRPDVMLMDIRMEGMTGLEAGEQILRDFPDAKILYLTTFSDDEYIVKALNIGAKGYILKQDFEGIAPALEAVMGGQSVFGDKIVTKLPELMKPKSDFNYDSYGISEKEKEILELVAEGKSNKEISAELFLSEGTVRNYISSLLDKLSLRDRTQLAVFYYTNIKNA, from the coding sequence ATGAATATCGCAGTAATTGATGATGACAACCTGGTAGCGCTTTCGCTGAAAACTATTCTTGAAAGCACAGGCAAAATAAAAGTTGCGGCTATGGGTTCAAGCGGAAGTGATGCCATTGATATTTATAAGAACATCCGCCCCGATGTTATGCTGATGGATATACGCATGGAAGGTATGACGGGACTTGAAGCAGGAGAACAGATACTCCGTGACTTTCCCGACGCAAAGATACTGTACCTCACCACTTTCTCAGACGATGAATATATTGTCAAGGCGTTGAATATCGGTGCAAAGGGTTACATCCTCAAACAGGACTTTGAAGGCATCGCTCCTGCCCTTGAAGCTGTAATGGGCGGACAAAGCGTTTTCGGCGACAAGATAGTAACAAAACTGCCTGAGTTGATGAAGCCGAAGTCAGATTTCAACTACGACTCATATGGTATCAGCGAAAAAGAAAAGGAGATCCTCGAACTTGTAGCAGAAGGCAAAAGCAATAAGGAGATCTCCGCCGAACTTTTCCTCAGCGAAGGAACGGTCCGCAATTATATAAGTTCCCTTCTGGATAAACTCTCTCTCCGTGACCGAACACAGTTAGCCGTGTTCTACTATACCAATATAAAAAATGCCTGA